A single region of the Stenotrophomonas sp. Marseille-Q4652 genome encodes:
- the rplA gene encoding 50S ribosomal protein L1 translates to MAQSKREKAIKAAVVPGKAYAFEDAIKILKTATKAKFVESIDVAVRLGVDAKKSDQQVRGSTVLPAGTGKSVRVAVFAPAGAKADEALAAGAEAVGMDDLAEKMMAGDLNYDVVIATPDAMRVVGKLGTVLGPRGLMPNPKVGTVSPNPGEAVKNAKSGQVRYRTDKAGIIHCTIGKASFDDEALKSNLQALLLDLIKAKPATSKGTYLQKVSVSSTMGPGVTVDQSSLSLK, encoded by the coding sequence ATGGCACAGAGCAAGCGTGAGAAGGCCATCAAGGCCGCCGTCGTCCCGGGCAAGGCATATGCCTTCGAGGACGCGATCAAGATCCTGAAGACCGCCACCAAGGCCAAGTTCGTCGAGTCGATCGACGTCGCCGTGCGCCTGGGCGTGGACGCCAAGAAGTCCGACCAGCAGGTCCGTGGTTCGACCGTGCTGCCGGCCGGTACCGGCAAGAGCGTGCGCGTTGCCGTGTTCGCCCCGGCCGGTGCCAAGGCTGACGAAGCCCTGGCCGCTGGCGCCGAGGCCGTCGGCATGGACGACCTGGCCGAGAAGATGATGGCCGGCGACCTGAACTACGACGTGGTCATCGCCACCCCGGACGCCATGCGCGTCGTCGGCAAGCTGGGCACCGTGCTGGGCCCGCGCGGCCTGATGCCGAACCCGAAGGTCGGCACCGTTTCCCCGAACCCGGGCGAAGCCGTGAAGAACGCCAAGTCGGGCCAGGTCCGTTACCGCACCGACAAGGCCGGCATCATCCACTGCACCATCGGCAAGGCCAGCTTCGATGACGAAGCGCTGAAGTCGAACCTGCAGGCGCTGCTGCTGGACCTGATCAAGGCCAAGCCGGCCACCTCGAAGGGCACCTACCTGCAGAAGGTTTCGGTCAGCTCGACGATGGGCCCGGGCGTGACCGTCGACCAGTCCTCGCTGTCGCTGAAGTAA
- the rplK gene encoding 50S ribosomal protein L11, whose product MAKKVVGYIKLQVKAGQANPSPPVGPALGQRGLNIMEFCKAFNAATQKLEPGLPVPVIITAYSDRTFTFITKSTPATTLLKKAAGITSGSKKPNTDKVGKVTRKQLEEIAKAKEPDLTAADLDAAVRTIAGSARSMGLVVEG is encoded by the coding sequence ATGGCAAAGAAAGTTGTCGGTTACATCAAGCTGCAGGTGAAGGCCGGTCAGGCCAACCCGTCGCCGCCGGTCGGTCCGGCCCTGGGCCAGCGCGGCCTGAACATCATGGAATTCTGCAAGGCCTTCAACGCCGCCACGCAGAAGCTGGAGCCGGGCCTGCCGGTGCCGGTGATCATTACGGCCTATTCGGACCGTACCTTCACCTTCATCACCAAGAGCACCCCGGCCACCACCCTGCTGAAGAAGGCTGCTGGTATCACCTCGGGCTCGAAGAAGCCCAACACCGACAAGGTCGGCAAGGTGACCCGCAAGCAGCTGGAAGAAATCGCCAAGGCGAAGGAGCCCGATCTGACCGCGGCTGACCTCGACGCCGCTGTGCGTACGATCGCGGGCTCTGCCCGTTCCATGGGCTTGGTGGTGGAGGGTTAA